The Kribbella jejuensis region ACGTGGTTGCGCGGCCGCCCGCGCACTCCGCCGATGATCCGCGACAGCCGCGCCCCGATCAGCGAGTCGACCACGACAGCGGTCAGCAGCGCCATCAGCACGATGCCGGTCAGCTGTACGACGACCGCACTGACCTTGACCCACGGCTCAGCGTCCTGGAACTTGTCGTCGTCGATCCCCGCCGACGTGACCACCCCGGCCGCGAGGTACAGCGCCCGCCACCACTCGATGTGTCCGAAGTAGTGCACGATCGCGGTCCCGATCGCGATCAGCAGCGCCATCAGCGCGGCGATCTTGCGGACCCGGCTGTCCAGGATGTCGCGGACCGCCATCACCCATCCGGCCGGGCGCACGCCGCGGCTGTACCAGAGCGTCCGTACGCCGGTACCGAGCACGATGTCGCCCGCCGGGTCGACGCCGGCCTGCGGCAACAATTGCGGCGTCGCGGACGAGGTGGTGTCGGCGAGCACGGTCAGGTGCGGCTCGCGGATCAGGTCGGCCTGACCGACGACGACCATCCGGCCGCCGAGCTCCATCCAGGTCAGTTCGTCGTCGTCGAGCGCGTCCGAGACGAACGCCGGCGCGGCGAGCGACGGTCCGTTGATCACCACGCAGTCGCCGAGCAGGCTGTTCAGCTGCCTGCCGAGCCGCGGATTCACCATCTGCAGGATGATCCGCAGGTCCCGGTCCATGTCGCGGGCGGTCAACGCGGTGTGGACGTTGTGCACGTCGTTGGTGTCGAGCAGCACCAGCGCGCGGGCAGTTGACGGCGTACCGTCGCGCGCATCGATACCGGCCTTGCGGAGCAGGGATTCACTGATCACCGGCGCGAGGATCACGGTCGCGCCGAGCTCCCCGATCCGGTCCCGGTGCCGCGACACCGGGTTGACGATCGCGGTCACCCGTTCGCCCGAGCTGACCAGCTCGGTGACCACCCGGAGCATCGTGCGGTCCGAGCCGCAGACCACGACCGGCCGTTCGTCGGCGGTCCCGGTCGCGGCGGACCGATAGGACGGTTCCTCAGAAGCGGGCGGGCTCTCGGTACTCGCCCCACTGTTCCCGAAGAACGTGACAGATTTCCCCCATCGTGGCCTCCGCACGCACTGCCTCCAGCATGGGCTCGATCAGGTTGCCAGTGCCGCTGGCCGCCTCCACCAGAGCCGATAGCGTACGACGTACCAGGTCCTCGTCGCGGTGGGACTTGCGCTCCGCGAGCACCCGGCACTGCTCGACCTCGACCTCGTGCGAGACCCGGAGGATCTCCAGTTCGCCGGAGACCGTGTCGGTGAGCGTGTTGACGCCGACGATCTTCTTCTCGCCCTTCTCGAGCTTCTGCTGGTACTCGAACGCGGCGTCGGCGATCTCGGCCATGAACCAGCCGTCCTCGATCCCGCGCAGGATCCCGCCGGTCATCGTCTCGTCCGGGCTCATCTCCTTGATCCGCGCGAAGATCTGCTCGGCCTCGGCCTCGATCTCGTCGGTGAGGGCCTCGACGTACCAGGAACCGCCGAGCGGGTCGGCGACGTTCGTGACGCCAACTTCCTCCATCAGCACCGACTGCGTGCGCAGCGCGATCTCGGCCGACTCCTCGGTCGGCAGCGCGAGCGTCTCGTCCAGCGCGTTGGTGTGCAGCGAGTTCGTCCCGCCGAGGACGGCGGCGAGCGCCTCGACGGCGGTCCGTACGACGTTGTTGTACGGCTGCTGCGCGGTCAGCGAGACGCCGGCGGTCTGGGTGTGGAAGCGCAGCCACTGTGCCTTGTCGGTCTTCGCGCCGTACACGTCCCGCAACCAGCGGGCCCAGATCCGGCGGGCGGCGCGGAACTTCGCGATCTCCTCGAAGAAGTCCAGGTGGCTGTCGAAGAAGAACGACAGACCGGGCGCGAACACGTCGACGTCCAAGCCGCGGCTCAGCCCGAGTTCGACGTACCCGAAACCGTCGGCGAGCGTGTAGGCGAGTTCCTGCGCGGCGGTCGAGCCGGCCTCGCGGATGTGGTACCCCGAGACGCTGAGCGGCTTGTACGCCGGGATCGTGGTCGCGCAGTACTCCATCAGGTCGCCGATCAGCCGCAGGTGCGGTTCCGGCGGGAACAGCCACTCCTTCTGCGCGATGTACTCCTTGAAGATGTCGGTCTGCAGCGTGCCGTTGAGCTTGGAGATGTCCGCGCCCTGCCGCTCGGCGGCGACCAGGTACATACAGAACGCCGGTACGGCGGGGCCGGAGATCGTCATCGAGGTGGTGACGTCCTGCAGCGGGATGTCCTTGAACAGCCGGTCCATGTCCGCGGCCGAGTCGATCGCGACGCCGCAGTGCCCGACCTCGCCGAGCGACTTCGGGTCGTCGGAGTCGCGGCCCATCAGCGTCGGCATGTCGAACGCGACCGACAGGCCGCCACCGCCGCCGTTCAGGATCATCTTGTACCGCTCGTTGGTCTGCTCGGCGTTGCCGAAACCGGCGAACTGACGGATCGTCCAGGTGCGGCCGCGGTAGCCGGTCGCGTACAGCCCGCGGGTGAACGGGAACTCGCCCGGCCAGCCGATCCGCTCCATCCGCGGGTCGTCGCTGCCTTCGGGCGGACCGTAGACCGGGGCGACCTCGGTGCCGGAGAGCGTGGTGAAATCCGCCTCCCGCTTGCGCGCGGCGTCGTACCGCTGCTGCCACCGGCTCCGGCCGGCCGCGATCTGCTCGGCATCCATCAGTCAGACCTCCCTAGGGACTGGTCCCTAAAATACTAGGACGTCCAACTATTTCCAATCGCGGGGTGCGTCACATCGCCGTGCTGTGGATCAGAAGTCGCCGGCGTTGTGGCGGAGGGGTTCGAGGACCGACCAGAGCATCTTCAACTGCTCGTCGGTCAGGCCGCGGAGCGCGAAGTCGGCGGCGACCAGGTCGGCGGTGGCGCGTTCGACCAGGTCACGGCCCTCGGGGGTGATCTCGCAGAGCACCGCGCGGCCGTCGTCCGGGTGCGGCGTCCGGGTCACGAGTCCGGCCGCCTCGAGCCGGCGGACGATCGACGTGACCGAGGTCGGGTGCACCTGGAGCCGCTCACCCATCTTCCCGAGCGGCAGCGACCCGCGGCGCGAGAACGTCAGCAGGACGAGCGCCTCGAACCGGGCGAACGTCAGCCCGTGCTTGCGGAGGATGTCGTCGAGCTCGTTGATCACGATCTGCTGCGCCCGCATCAGCGACGTGACCGCCCGCATCTGCTCGACCGCACCCCACCGCCGCCCCCACTGCCGCGACGCCTCGTCGATCGGATCGAACGGCAACGCCCTTCTCCTGGCCATGACCGGAACCTTAGCGCTGAAGGTCCGGACGGCGTCGAAGGGCTGAAAACTGTCGGGGGACTCTGGCAGGGTGCGGAGCATGAGATATCTGGAGCATCTGCGTGCCGACAGTGCGCGGCTCGGTGAGGTGGCGCGGACCGGGCTCGGCGCGGCGGTGCCGAACTGTCCCGGCTGGACGGTCGACGACGTGGTGCGGCACGTCGCGCAGGTGTACGCCCACAAGCTCGAGGTGCTGAAACACGGCGCGCTCCCCGATCCGTGGCCGCCGGACTTCTCCGGCCTCGACAGCCTCCAGTGGTACGACGAGATGCGGCAGGCAATCGTCGTCGCGCTGGAGAGTGCGGGCACGTCGACGCCGACGTGGACGTTCAACCCGCGCGACAGCACCTCCGGGTTCTGGTACCGGCGGATGGCGCACGAGACCGCGATCCACCGGATCGACGTCGAGCAGGCGCACGACGCGGTCACGCCGATCGACCCGTCGCTGGCCCTCGACGGTATCGACGAGGTGCTGTACCCGACGCTCGGCGGCCCGTGGTGGGAGGAGGGCGACACCGAGTACCCGATCGACGCCGCGATCCGGCTGCGGGCCGGCGGCCGGTCCTGGACGGTGCACGCCGACGCGACGAGTGTCGACGTACAGCACGGGGACAAGGGAGTGGTGGCGGCCGAGGTGGGTGGCGAGCCCGAGCAGGTCTACCTGTGGTTGTGGGGGCGGGCCGGCGAAGATGTGATCGAGATCCTCGGCGATCCGAACGTGGTGCGCGCCTTCCGGGGGAGAATTTCCGAGGCGTCGCAGTGAGGATGTCCTCTGTGGGAGTGGGCCGTTCGTTCCCTTCGTAGAACCCTGAGAAGGAGGACTCCGATGGCGCAGTACCTAGCACTCACTTACACGGCGGACGTCGACTGGTGGGCGCCCGAGCAGGCGGACGAACTGGCGGAGTACCGGCGCTTCGGCGTCGAGTACGCCGACCAGGTAAAGGCGAGCGCCGTCCTGCACCCGACCGCGACGGCAACCGTCGTCCGCGTGGAGGGCGCACGCGGCGGACCCGCCGTCACCACCGACGGCCCGTACGCCGAAACCAAAGAAGCCCTCACCGGCTACTACCTGATCGAGGCCGACGACCTCGAAGCAGCCATCAAGATCGCCGCCCAAATCCCAGCCGCCTGGTCCGGCGCCGTCGAAGTCCGCCCAGTCATCCTGGCGAAATAACACCCCCGAGACGTCCGGGGTGTGTGAGGGGCGAGGGTTGGAGTTGGTGTGGACGAGTTGTATGA contains the following coding sequences:
- a CDS encoding NAD-binding protein, with translation MRRPRWGKSVTFFGNSGASTESPPASEEPSYRSAATGTADERPVVVCGSDRTMLRVVTELVSSGERVTAIVNPVSRHRDRIGELGATVILAPVISESLLRKAGIDARDGTPSTARALVLLDTNDVHNVHTALTARDMDRDLRIILQMVNPRLGRQLNSLLGDCVVINGPSLAAPAFVSDALDDDELTWMELGGRMVVVGQADLIREPHLTVLADTTSSATPQLLPQAGVDPAGDIVLGTGVRTLWYSRGVRPAGWVMAVRDILDSRVRKIAALMALLIAIGTAIVHYFGHIEWWRALYLAAGVVTSAGIDDDKFQDAEPWVKVSAVVVQLTGIVLMALLTAVVVDSLIGARLSRIIGGVRGRPRNHVVVCGLGTVGARVLEILVERGVAVVGVDQSDDAPGVQVAHRLKIPVVVGDSSNEETLRLAGVQRCQALLAITDGDITNLESAMVAQELNPDARITMRMFDHDLAERVERQLGLGNSRSVSMLVAPAVAAAVGDKRRQVIVPAGRRVLLLTEVVVESGSVAEGRPLGSLNEAEGLRILARQDLNGPWDWQPAATRAVNAGDRVAVVGTRAGLARLLMVTRAQRKSAAS
- a CDS encoding acyl-CoA mutase large subunit family protein is translated as MDAEQIAAGRSRWQQRYDAARKREADFTTLSGTEVAPVYGPPEGSDDPRMERIGWPGEFPFTRGLYATGYRGRTWTIRQFAGFGNAEQTNERYKMILNGGGGGLSVAFDMPTLMGRDSDDPKSLGEVGHCGVAIDSAADMDRLFKDIPLQDVTTSMTISGPAVPAFCMYLVAAERQGADISKLNGTLQTDIFKEYIAQKEWLFPPEPHLRLIGDLMEYCATTIPAYKPLSVSGYHIREAGSTAAQELAYTLADGFGYVELGLSRGLDVDVFAPGLSFFFDSHLDFFEEIAKFRAARRIWARWLRDVYGAKTDKAQWLRFHTQTAGVSLTAQQPYNNVVRTAVEALAAVLGGTNSLHTNALDETLALPTEESAEIALRTQSVLMEEVGVTNVADPLGGSWYVEALTDEIEAEAEQIFARIKEMSPDETMTGGILRGIEDGWFMAEIADAAFEYQQKLEKGEKKIVGVNTLTDTVSGELEILRVSHEVEVEQCRVLAERKSHRDEDLVRRTLSALVEAASGTGNLIEPMLEAVRAEATMGEICHVLREQWGEYREPARF
- a CDS encoding MarR family winged helix-turn-helix transcriptional regulator, which produces MARRRALPFDPIDEASRQWGRRWGAVEQMRAVTSLMRAQQIVINELDDILRKHGLTFARFEALVLLTFSRRGSLPLGKMGERLQVHPTSVTSIVRRLEAAGLVTRTPHPDDGRAVLCEITPEGRDLVERATADLVAADFALRGLTDEQLKMLWSVLEPLRHNAGDF
- a CDS encoding maleylpyruvate isomerase family mycothiol-dependent enzyme, coding for MRYLEHLRADSARLGEVARTGLGAAVPNCPGWTVDDVVRHVAQVYAHKLEVLKHGALPDPWPPDFSGLDSLQWYDEMRQAIVVALESAGTSTPTWTFNPRDSTSGFWYRRMAHETAIHRIDVEQAHDAVTPIDPSLALDGIDEVLYPTLGGPWWEEGDTEYPIDAAIRLRAGGRSWTVHADATSVDVQHGDKGVVAAEVGGEPEQVYLWLWGRAGEDVIEILGDPNVVRAFRGRISEASQ
- a CDS encoding YciI family protein yields the protein MAQYLALTYTADVDWWAPEQADELAEYRRFGVEYADQVKASAVLHPTATATVVRVEGARGGPAVTTDGPYAETKEALTGYYLIEADDLEAAIKIAAQIPAAWSGAVEVRPVILAK